The genomic region ATACATTTATTTGTTTTGGTCATAAGTTCACACTCCTTTATAATGAGAAGAGGATATATTAACTGTACTACAATCAGTTTGATTAGAATAGTAAAGTGAAGTCTAATAGATAAAGTTTTATCGATTGAATTGATTAAAAATATAATATGAGATTAACAGAACAAAGGTGAGGTGAAAATATGGAAATCATTCAACGGGATAAGTTAATTGTCTACTTAAAAAGTATGAAACATGAACGACATATTCGAAAATATGGTCATATTGTGTATTCAAATAAAAAAGATAAATATATAACTATGTATGTCAGCCAAAATAAGATTGATGATACAGTCAATCATCTAATGAAGCTAAAATATGTGACTAAAATTGAAGGGTCTCCTTATAAATACTTAAAAAAAGAGTATGACAAAGAAGACCGAAGTTAGGTATGGTGCTATTCTAAAGCGGGTATCCAATGTTGTAATCGCAGAACGCTCTTTAAGTAGTTAAAGTATAAATCTAGCTCTGGATAATCGTCTGGAGCGTGTACATCCACACCTACAGTTTCAATATCATAAGGTTCAATAAATGACTGGATTAAGTCGAATTTTTGGTTTGTATGAGGGTATGGGTATTTGAATGCATTCAACATCATATACATCGCTTGAAACTTTCGACCTTCAGTAGGTTGCATAATGATGGCAACAGAAGACCGTTGATGTTGAGATTTGGGTGTGTGAAAATAGACAATGCGACTAATTCTTAGATGGTTATAGTCAATGAGTGCTTTAAATTCAAATAAATCCGTTAAACCATTGCCAAGAACGATAAAAGATTGTTGCATTTTTTTGCCTCCTTATAAAATAAAGTATATTAAAAAAGATATAAGAATGGAAGTGTGGGTCAATGCGTGTCATTTCTGGTAAACACAAAAGTAAAATTTTAGAAACATTGTCGGGTCGTCATACTAGACCAACAATGGATAAAGTCAAAGAAGGCATATTCAATAGTTTATATGATGTTAGTGGAATAGGGCTTGATTTATTTGCTGGAAGTGGAGGACTTGGAATTGAGGCACTTTCTCGTGGAATGGATAAGGTCATATTTGTAGACCAAAACATACGGGCAGTACAAATTATTAATCAAAATCTCAAAAAATTAGACTTAATTTCACAAGCCGAAGTATACAAAACTAATGCGGATCGAGCATTAAAAGCATTACATAAAAGGGAAGTTCAATTTGATATTATCTTTTTAGATCCACCTTATGAAAAAGGGCTCATCGATAAAGCATTAAAGAAAATCCATGAATTTGATTTATTAAAAAATGATGGTATTATCGTTTGTGAATATAGTCATCGAGAAGTGATAGATACTGCTTTATTTGAAGAGGTTAAACGTTATCATTATGGCTTAACAGATATTTGTGTTTTGAAAAGAGGAGAGTAACATGGTTAATACGAAAGCGGTCATTCCGGGAAGTTTTGACCCTATTACAAATGGACATATAGATATCATTGAAAGAAGTGCTGATCGTTTTGACGAATTATTGGTTTGTGTATTAAGGAATAGTAATAAAAAAGGCACTTTCACACCAGAAGAACGAATAGAACTTATTCAATCATCCGTTGCACATTTACCAAATGTTACAGTACATTCTTATGGAGGACTGTTAGTTGATTTTTGTGACAAAATGGGTGCAACTACGATTATACGTGGATTAAGAGCGGTAAGTGACTTTGAGTATGAATTACGTTTAACATCAATGAATAAAAAGTTAAACGAAAAGGTAGAAACGTTATATATGATGACATCGACTGACTATTCTTTTATTAGTTCGAGTGTTGTGAAGGAAGTGGCACAATATGATGCGAACATATCTGAATTTGTACCACCACAAGTTGAGAAAGCATTACTTGAGAAGTTCAATCACTTGAATTAATTCGAATAGCGCTGCTTTAAAGAATTGTTGAATAATAGAATCCGTTATCATGATTTTATTTGCTATGCTCTCATCTCTACTTAAACGGATTGATGGCGTCAGTACAGATGAGAGTGATGAGGATAGATATGTGCCTTGAATCCAAATTCATTTTATGAAGACGGGTGTATTAAAGTCGTCCTGAGTGGATTCGGATAAGAGATTATAAATATGTGTTGCTTTGATTTCGTGACGGAATAGGTGGGCATTTTGTTTGTTTACATTTGTAACAAATTGACGGTTAGGATGTCGTTCTTTAAGTGTTTTTAAATAACGGCGTCCTTTATTTGACATCGCCAAAATACGAATACCTTGAATCGTTTTATCGGCATCACTGTATTTAAAATTCAACAATATATTCATTAGCAGTCTTTGAATATGCGTATAGGTATAACGCTTTGTTTTGAGCAGTTGCATCAAACTGTCGTAATGTGTTGATGAACGTAAGACATACTGCAAGCGATTTTGAAAACCTTCAGTCATTGTATATATATGTTGTAATTCTGTATCAGAGCGCTGTAATATAGACAGTTTTATCATTTGATATAAACGTTCTGTATTATTAAAAGGGTTGATAAATAATTTATGGTTTTCACGAGGTACCATCTTTTTCCAATCCTCTTGGCCTTTTGCTATGTTTTTACGTATAGCAGATCCGCTTGCAAATGACGTATGATTTAAACCTTGCTGGTGATGATGGGTATGTATGCGTGGGATAGTATAAGGTTCGATTGATGATTGCAATTGAATCAGTTGCTTAATATAGCTAATCCCTAAGGTGTTGTTCGGGTGTTTTAACAATGTTTCATGGGTTTGTTCACTAATGATACGCGCATAACTCTTTCCTTCTTTAAGCAATGTTTTGAAGTCCGGTCGCTGTTCAATGTCGATTAATTGATGTGCGACTTTTTTTAGTGCATCAATATTACCAGACTCACTTCCGAAGCAAAGTGTATGTGCATCTAGATAATCTGCAACCTTAATGCCCATTTCAGCAAATGTATCACTAGATGAAAGTGAACCTAGTAAAGGCAGTTCAACAACTAAATCAACTTCAGATACAGCCATTTGAGCGCGTTGGAATTTATTGAATAGTGCAGGTGTTCCACGCATCATAAATTGTCCACTCATAATGGCAATGGAAATATCGGATTTGGTAAGTTTCTTTGATTTTTGGACATGATATTGATGCCCATTGTGGAAGGGATTGTATTCTGTAATTAGTGCAACACTTTTCATTTGCAATCTTTCCTTTCGTGTCTCATTATGAGTATTGTAACAGAAGATAACTTGTTAAGAAAAAATCTTGACAACTTACACATCAAAAGTTAAAATAAATTTTGTGCTTGTTAGAGGTGAAGCCATATGAAATGGTCAATAACACAATTAAGAAAATACCAAGGACAACCTTTTAATTTTAATCAAACACTTGATATGAGTTCGCTTGTCAAAATGCTAGATATTATTGATTTATCACCAGTACAAGCTGATGGTGAATTGCATGTCAAATCGAATGAAGTTGTCGCACACTTACATTTGAGTGGCACGTATACGATGCCTTGTGCACGTACTTTAGTACCTGTTGAAGTGCCTTTTGATACTACAACGACAGAGGTGTTTGATTTAGATGG from Staphylococcus felis harbors:
- a CDS encoding YlbG family protein is translated as MEIIQRDKLIVYLKSMKHERHIRKYGHIVYSNKKDKYITMYVSQNKIDDTVNHLMKLKYVTKIEGSPYKYLKKEYDKEDRS
- the coaD gene encoding pantetheine-phosphate adenylyltransferase produces the protein MVNTKAVIPGSFDPITNGHIDIIERSADRFDELLVCVLRNSNKKGTFTPEERIELIQSSVAHLPNVTVHSYGGLLVDFCDKMGATTIIRGLRAVSDFEYELRLTSMNKKLNEKVETLYMMTSTDYSFISSSVVKEVAQYDANISEFVPPQVEKALLEKFNHLN
- the rsmD gene encoding 16S rRNA (guanine(966)-N(2))-methyltransferase RsmD, with protein sequence MRVISGKHKSKILETLSGRHTRPTMDKVKEGIFNSLYDVSGIGLDLFAGSGGLGIEALSRGMDKVIFVDQNIRAVQIINQNLKKLDLISQAEVYKTNADRALKALHKREVQFDIIFLDPPYEKGLIDKALKKIHEFDLLKNDGIIVCEYSHREVIDTALFEEVKRYHYGLTDICVLKRGE
- a CDS encoding nucleotidyltransferase; this encodes MKSVALITEYNPFHNGHQYHVQKSKKLTKSDISIAIMSGQFMMRGTPALFNKFQRAQMAVSEVDLVVELPLLGSLSSSDTFAEMGIKVADYLDAHTLCFGSESGNIDALKKVAHQLIDIEQRPDFKTLLKEGKSYARIISEQTHETLLKHPNNTLGISYIKQLIQLQSSIEPYTIPRIHTHHHQQGLNHTSFASGSAIRKNIAKGQEDWKKMVPRENHKLFINPFNNTERLYQMIKLSILQRSDTELQHIYTMTEGFQNRLQYVLRSSTHYDSLMQLLKTKRYTYTHIQRLLMNILLNFKYSDADKTIQGIRILAMSNKGRRYLKTLKERHPNRQFVTNVNKQNAHLFRHEIKATHIYNLLSESTQDDFNTPVFIK
- a CDS encoding YceD family protein produces the protein MKWSITQLRKYQGQPFNFNQTLDMSSLVKMLDIIDLSPVQADGELHVKSNEVVAHLHLSGTYTMPCARTLVPVEVPFDTTTTEVFDLDGLYEDEDDEHYHLVTDGMINLRDIAKEVVMLEKPMRVFASNSDDMLTGGQGWQVIDEDDLDNDPSQDESEITVDPRLQKLQQLYDDND
- a CDS encoding DUF7147 family protein; translation: MQQSFIVLGNGLTDLFEFKALIDYNHLRISRIVYFHTPKSQHQRSSVAIIMQPTEGRKFQAMYMMLNAFKYPYPHTNQKFDLIQSFIEPYDIETVGVDVHAPDDYPELDLYFNYLKSVLRLQHWIPALE